Proteins from a single region of Methanoculleus horonobensis:
- a CDS encoding DNA polymerase subunit beta, which produces MQSVRLRDFIEDREGCLYAVSNYDNAGRIGCILRYVPDAAGERTNCAGRRYHKYDFAESFDWVRAHRPEYLDGVHRVPYCDVARVYKPEEEIANVAARNVRVARLLAHLALPAGSFGCTGSLLCGLENDASDIDLVVYGDAWFVAQRRLRDLVGRGAIPAMSTAMWRKVYDKRVPEISFDAFVLHEQRKWNRGEFEGTYFDLLYTRAYENLDAVPAGAGKVLGRAAIEATVTDASLSFDSPAVYAVDHDEISRILSFTHTYSGQALAGEVIEAKGVVEEHGHERWLIVGTTREAKGEYIVSKTLLESV; this is translated from the coding sequence ATGCAATCGGTACGACTCCGTGACTTCATCGAGGACCGCGAGGGCTGCCTCTATGCGGTCTCGAACTACGACAACGCCGGGCGCATCGGGTGCATCCTCCGCTACGTCCCCGACGCGGCCGGGGAGCGGACGAACTGTGCCGGCCGGCGGTACCATAAATACGATTTTGCCGAGTCTTTCGACTGGGTTCGGGCGCACAGGCCGGAGTACCTGGACGGTGTTCACCGGGTGCCCTACTGCGATGTGGCCCGGGTCTACAAGCCCGAGGAGGAGATCGCCAATGTGGCAGCGCGGAATGTCCGGGTGGCGCGGCTCCTCGCTCACCTGGCCCTCCCGGCGGGCTCGTTCGGGTGCACGGGTTCCCTCCTCTGCGGCCTCGAGAACGACGCGTCGGACATCGACCTGGTGGTCTACGGCGACGCCTGGTTCGTCGCCCAGCGCCGGCTCCGCGACCTGGTGGGGAGGGGGGCGATCCCCGCGATGAGCACCGCGATGTGGCGGAAGGTCTACGACAAGCGAGTGCCCGAGATCTCCTTCGACGCCTTCGTCCTGCACGAGCAGCGGAAGTGGAACCGGGGCGAGTTCGAGGGAACCTACTTCGACCTCCTCTACACCCGCGCCTATGAGAACCTGGACGCGGTTCCGGCGGGTGCGGGGAAGGTTCTTGGCCGGGCAGCGATCGAGGCGACGGTCACGGACGCGTCGCTCTCCTTCGACAGCCCGGCGGTCTACGCGGTGGATCACGATGAGATCTCCCGGATCCTCTCTTTTACCCACACCTACTCGGGCCAGGCGCTCGCGGGGGAGGTCATCGAGGCGAAGGGCGTCGTGGAGGAGCACGGCCACGAGCGGTGGCTGATCGTCGGGACGACCCGCGAGGCGAAGGGCGAGTACATCGTCTCGAAGACGCTGCTCGAGAGCGTTTAG
- a CDS encoding CRISPR-associated protein Cas4, whose translation MTDYIPVSGVVACHTCPRRYYFERSEEHPESPRYTVCKQVSTHLGELLEPEEIWQEILCVLPEATEDVRELFDECIAACSETKWQRPVQVDLGVESDTLGIRGRVDKIFEDGTFAVARSSAAPKTGVYNTDRLRIACYVACLKETLGRPVAGGYVEYVASGVCRYVEPQPRDRREMIKAIRAAKRVVAGELPPRPLRAPCEGCPHLERCTAGPRRLSDLF comes from the coding sequence ATGACCGACTACATCCCGGTATCCGGCGTCGTCGCCTGCCACACCTGCCCCCGGCGCTACTACTTCGAGCGCTCGGAGGAGCACCCGGAGTCGCCGCGCTACACCGTCTGCAAACAGGTCTCGACGCACCTCGGGGAACTCCTGGAACCGGAGGAGATCTGGCAGGAGATCCTCTGCGTCCTCCCCGAAGCAACGGAGGACGTCAGGGAACTCTTCGACGAGTGCATCGCCGCCTGCAGCGAGACCAAATGGCAGCGGCCCGTCCAGGTCGACCTCGGCGTCGAGTCCGACACCCTCGGCATCCGGGGGAGAGTCGATAAGATCTTCGAGGACGGCACGTTCGCCGTCGCCCGGTCGAGCGCCGCGCCGAAGACCGGGGTCTACAACACCGACCGGCTCCGGATCGCCTGCTACGTTGCCTGCCTCAAGGAGACCCTCGGCCGCCCCGTCGCCGGCGGCTACGTCGAGTACGTCGCAAGCGGCGTCTGCCGCTACGTCGAGCCGCAGCCCCGCGACCGGCGGGAGATGATCAAGGCGATCCGGGCGGCAAAACGGGTCGTCGCAGGCGAACTCCCGCCCCGGCCCCTCCGGGCGCCCTGCGAGGGCTGCCCGCACCTCGAACGGTGCACCGCCGGCCCCCGCCGGCTCTCCGACCTCTTCTAA
- a CDS encoding DUF3467 domain-containing protein, which translates to MANREISVNIPGNLDPVYSNRIQIAYKEDEFTFLFLHEIPGMNQARGKAIVSISPRHAKNLVEVLAKSVADYEQKFGKITAPEAAAQQESNVTIRGYS; encoded by the coding sequence ATGGCAAACCGCGAGATATCGGTCAACATCCCCGGCAATCTCGACCCGGTCTACTCCAACCGCATCCAGATCGCCTACAAGGAGGACGAGTTCACGTTCCTCTTCCTGCACGAGATCCCCGGCATGAACCAGGCGCGGGGGAAGGCAATCGTCTCGATCAGCCCCCGGCACGCGAAGAACCTGGTGGAGGTGCTGGCGAAGAGCGTCGCCGACTACGAGCAGAAGTTCGGCAAGATAACCGCCCCGGAGGCCGCCGCACAGCAGGAGAGCAACGTCACCATCCGGGGGTACTCCTGA
- a CDS encoding dihydrofolate reductase family protein, protein MCPEVIIHNSVSLDHAVRGFEVDLGLHYGALLAFEAGAVLAGSATAKTGIELFMDINEPETEADRHRPGVRPDDPRPIFVLVDSRGILKNLLHFYRNMEHTKDVVVLVSEATPVDYLDYLREREYPFIRCGAERVDLRAALRELGERFGITRVVSDSGPELNDVLIREGIADKISLIVYQVIAGEGEKKLFGRAGGQTALELQKAVPMEQGTVHLVYAAKK, encoded by the coding sequence ATGTGTCCGGAAGTCATCATCCACAATAGCGTGAGCCTCGATCACGCGGTACGAGGCTTTGAGGTCGATCTCGGGCTGCACTACGGTGCGCTCCTGGCCTTCGAGGCTGGGGCGGTCCTCGCGGGTTCGGCCACGGCAAAGACCGGGATCGAGCTCTTCATGGATATCAACGAGCCCGAGACGGAGGCCGACCGGCACCGGCCCGGGGTCCGGCCGGACGACCCCCGGCCCATCTTCGTCCTCGTCGACAGCAGGGGCATACTCAAGAACCTGCTCCACTTCTACCGGAACATGGAGCACACGAAAGACGTCGTCGTCCTCGTCTCGGAGGCGACTCCGGTGGACTACCTCGACTACCTCCGCGAGCGGGAGTACCCGTTCATCCGGTGCGGCGCGGAGCGGGTAGACCTCAGGGCGGCTCTCCGGGAACTCGGGGAGCGGTTCGGGATCACGCGGGTGGTCTCGGACTCCGGTCCCGAGTTAAACGACGTCCTGATCCGTGAGGGGATCGCGGATAAGATCAGCCTGATCGTCTATCAGGTCATCGCCGGTGAAGGAGAGAAGAAACTCTTCGGCCGGGCAGGGGGACAGACGGCGCTCGAACTCCAGAAGGCCGTGCCGATGGAGCAGGGGACGGTGCATCTGGTCTACGCCGCGAAGAAGTGA
- a CDS encoding deoxyguanosinetriphosphate triphosphohydrolase family protein encodes MEIPPHIADRMARRMADRESLLSPRATRNADYLRRSGRKPEDPIIRPPFFRDADRIVHSKAYSRYIDKTQVFYLVENDHITHRVLHVQLVSKIARTIGRALSLNEDLIEAIALGHDIGHVPYGHLGEKFLDELCAEHGLGGFRHNVQSVRFLDVVEDCDLTLQVLDGILCHNGEVHDQSLVVEGEANWDSFAEKLQRIENGTDALPLTAEGCVVRIADSISYLGRDLADALEVEVIDDGALQEFPENCMALFGITGRGKEDFSEINRRVLDVLIKDIVTNSYDADCIAFSAEASACVAAFKEFNLHHIYGNKKLLKNEEKIRFMFRYLFDRILEDIGNERKDSSAYEDLIDAPWASRRYIDAASPAELARDFIAGMTDRYFEQVFRQSILPERVRSRYRVEGPLPGERDRP; translated from the coding sequence ATGGAGATCCCGCCCCACATCGCCGACCGGATGGCCCGGAGGATGGCCGACCGGGAATCGCTCCTCTCGCCCCGGGCGACCCGGAACGCCGATTACCTCAGGCGGTCCGGCCGCAAACCCGAGGACCCGATCATCCGGCCGCCGTTCTTCCGGGACGCCGACCGGATCGTCCACTCGAAGGCCTACTCGCGCTACATCGACAAGACCCAGGTCTTCTACCTCGTCGAGAACGACCACATCACCCACCGCGTCCTCCACGTCCAGCTCGTCTCGAAGATCGCAAGGACGATCGGGCGTGCCCTCAGCCTGAACGAGGATCTGATCGAGGCGATCGCCCTCGGCCACGACATCGGGCACGTGCCCTACGGCCACCTCGGGGAGAAGTTCCTCGACGAGCTCTGCGCCGAGCACGGGCTCGGGGGGTTCCGGCACAACGTCCAGAGCGTCCGGTTCCTCGACGTCGTCGAGGACTGCGACCTCACGCTTCAGGTGCTGGATGGGATCCTCTGCCACAACGGCGAGGTCCACGACCAGAGCCTCGTGGTCGAGGGCGAGGCCAACTGGGACTCGTTCGCGGAGAAACTGCAGAGGATCGAGAACGGGACCGACGCCCTCCCCCTCACCGCCGAGGGGTGCGTGGTGCGGATCGCCGACAGCATCTCCTACCTCGGCCGGGACCTTGCGGACGCCCTCGAGGTCGAGGTCATCGACGATGGGGCTCTGCAGGAGTTCCCCGAGAACTGCATGGCCCTCTTCGGCATCACCGGGAGAGGGAAGGAGGATTTTTCAGAGATCAACCGGAGGGTGCTCGACGTCCTCATCAAGGACATCGTCACGAATAGTTACGACGCCGACTGCATCGCCTTCTCGGCGGAGGCATCGGCGTGCGTTGCGGCCTTCAAAGAGTTCAACCTACATCACATCTACGGGAATAAAAAACTCCTGAAAAACGAAGAGAAGATCCGGTTCATGTTCCGCTACCTCTTCGACCGCATCCTTGAGGATATCGGGAATGAGCGGAAAGACTCGTCGGCCTACGAAGACCTGATCGACGCGCCGTGGGCGTCCCGGCGGTACATCGATGCCGCTTCGCCGGCGGAGCTCGCGAGAGACTTCATCGCCGGGATGACGGACCGCTACTTCGAGCAGGTCTTCCGGCAGAGCATCCTTCCGGAGAGGGTCCGGTCGAGGTACCGGGTGGAAGGACCCTTGCCGGGAGAGCGGGACCGACCGTGA
- a CDS encoding HhH-GPD family protein, translating to MIVEFMLHRTRADQVVPVYTQFLQKYPNIYSLAEADPSDIREVTEHLGLHWRSGHFIGAAKYVVEHYQGIFPDSESRLQAIPGVGEYVSGVILTVCYKIPHRVVDANIARFINRFFGLHLTGEIRRKKEVRDLADTLFDVDEPGKLLFAILDFSAAICRSRNPLHLECPLREKCKYYREKQLSAADVGD from the coding sequence ATGATTGTAGAATTCATGCTTCATAGAACTCGGGCAGATCAGGTTGTTCCAGTCTATACCCAATTCCTACAGAAGTATCCCAATATCTACTCTCTCGCGGAAGCGGATCCTTCAGATATAAGAGAAGTTACAGAGCACCTTGGGCTGCACTGGCGATCGGGTCACTTTATCGGAGCAGCAAAATATGTTGTCGAGCATTATCAGGGGATATTCCCGGACAGCGAAAGTAGGCTACAGGCCATCCCTGGGGTGGGAGAATATGTCTCCGGTGTAATTCTTACAGTCTGCTATAAGATACCACACCGTGTTGTGGACGCAAATATAGCGCGATTCATAAACAGATTTTTCGGCTTACATCTCACTGGTGAGATCCGCAGGAAGAAGGAGGTACGGGATCTGGCAGATACCCTCTTCGATGTTGACGAGCCGGGAAAACTTCTCTTTGCGATCCTTGATTTTTCAGCAGCGATCTGCAGGTCAAGAAATCCATTGCATCTAGAGTGTCCATTACGAGAAAAATGCAAATATTATAGAGAGAAGCAGTTATCTGCTGCAGATGTAGGAGATTAA
- a CDS encoding AIPR family protein gives MSDTELNQFAEKFCQDIIAGSRDTDAEAFSEEQFTNLMMEYLADAGEIDDREICTHQARGIKVNGYAFFNDNENLDLFVSHYTGECPPVRVAKGDLQQQLKRLRTFFDRAIRRDYANLEESSPAFDLADRIYQLRNRLTHVRLFVLTDGIAGIDAIEDEECGSYRISSHVWDMQRLHRLVSSENRLEPIEIDLASDFGKPLLCLPMPEENPVYTSYLCIMPADILADLYGKFGPRLLERNVRAYLQMRGNVNKGIRDTVLNQPHMFLAYNNGISATAESVELVDTDSGVPGIRRIRDFQIVNGGQTTASIYHTRTKDKKDVSGVYVQVKLTVLKNPEDIDYIVPKISECANSQNKINTADFTSNDPFHVTLQKLSRQMWAPAKRGSQLETRWYYERARGQYQDDKARKITPKQRRVFGEQNPTGQRFTKTDLAKFEQSWDQLPHIVSLGAEKNYRDFIIQYRERGEFVPDAEYFRLLIAQAILFRRTDKIVHGLKYGGYKANIVTYTVALLSKLTDQRINLERIWKEQRLSPALENAITALSRIVQAHITTPPGGKNITEWCKKEECWESLLKENVSLPDALKSELVDKETIRARDARTRCRTEETGTSGTDQANEAATGHGPALLGESIDYEQFIRKLTPQKWLKIIRDAAGTESFSHEDIALLRRMQKMSGRGMKPKKEQVLQAKTILQVLAESGRKDGVES, from the coding sequence ATGAGTGATACAGAACTCAATCAGTTTGCAGAGAAGTTTTGTCAGGATATCATAGCGGGTTCCCGGGATACGGATGCCGAGGCGTTTTCGGAAGAGCAGTTTACAAATCTGATGATGGAATACCTTGCCGATGCAGGAGAGATCGATGACCGCGAGATCTGCACCCATCAGGCGCGAGGTATCAAAGTTAACGGATATGCTTTTTTCAATGATAATGAGAACCTTGATCTGTTTGTTTCGCATTATACCGGTGAATGTCCACCTGTCCGCGTTGCGAAAGGGGATCTCCAGCAGCAGCTGAAACGACTCAGAACATTCTTTGATAGGGCAATCCGGCGTGATTACGCGAATCTGGAGGAGTCCTCGCCAGCTTTTGACCTGGCCGACCGCATATACCAGCTCCGGAACAGGCTCACCCACGTCCGGCTGTTTGTCCTGACCGATGGCATTGCCGGCATCGACGCTATCGAGGATGAGGAATGCGGCTCATACCGGATCTCCAGCCATGTCTGGGACATGCAGCGGCTGCATCGGCTGGTAAGTTCGGAGAACCGACTTGAACCAATCGAGATTGATCTGGCCAGCGATTTCGGAAAACCACTCCTATGCCTCCCTATGCCAGAGGAGAACCCGGTATACACCTCATATCTCTGCATCATGCCAGCGGACATTCTGGCAGATCTCTATGGGAAGTTTGGTCCCCGACTTCTTGAGCGAAATGTCCGCGCCTACCTGCAGATGAGAGGAAACGTCAACAAGGGGATCCGCGATACAGTTCTCAACCAGCCGCATATGTTCCTGGCATACAATAACGGAATATCTGCAACTGCCGAAAGTGTCGAGCTGGTGGATACAGATAGCGGGGTGCCGGGAATCCGTCGTATCCGGGATTTTCAGATCGTGAATGGAGGGCAGACAACTGCATCGATCTACCACACCCGTACAAAGGACAAAAAGGATGTATCAGGAGTCTACGTTCAGGTGAAACTGACCGTCTTGAAAAATCCGGAGGATATCGATTATATTGTTCCGAAGATCTCTGAATGTGCCAACAGCCAGAATAAAATAAACACCGCTGACTTTACCTCCAACGATCCCTTCCATGTTACCCTTCAGAAGTTATCCCGTCAGATGTGGGCTCCGGCGAAAAGAGGGAGTCAGCTGGAAACCCGCTGGTATTATGAGCGTGCCCGGGGGCAGTACCAGGATGATAAGGCACGAAAAATCACTCCAAAACAGAGGAGGGTATTTGGGGAGCAGAACCCGACCGGACAGCGTTTCACCAAGACAGATCTTGCAAAGTTTGAACAGTCCTGGGACCAGTTGCCTCATATCGTCAGTCTCGGTGCGGAGAAGAATTACCGCGATTTCATTATCCAATACAGGGAGCGGGGCGAGTTTGTTCCGGATGCCGAATACTTCCGGCTCCTGATCGCACAGGCAATTCTTTTCAGACGCACGGATAAGATCGTCCACGGTCTGAAATATGGTGGATACAAGGCGAATATCGTCACTTACACAGTTGCCCTTCTGTCGAAACTCACAGATCAGCGCATTAACCTAGAGCGGATCTGGAAGGAGCAGAGGCTCTCGCCGGCTCTTGAAAATGCCATTACTGCTCTGTCCCGGATAGTGCAGGCACACATCACGACTCCTCCCGGAGGGAAGAACATCACTGAGTGGTGCAAGAAGGAGGAGTGCTGGGAATCGCTGCTGAAGGAGAACGTCTCCCTCCCGGATGCTTTAAAGTCTGAGCTGGTCGACAAAGAAACCATAAGAGCGCGTGACGCCAGGACCCGCTGCAGGACTGAGGAGACAGGGACTTCCGGTACAGATCAAGCAAATGAGGCGGCAACCGGGCACGGGCCGGCACTGTTGGGGGAGTCTATCGATTATGAACAATTTATCAGAAAGCTGACTCCCCAGAAGTGGCTGAAAATCATCCGGGATGCTGCCGGGACAGAGAGTTTCTCTCACGAGGATATCGCTCTTCTCAGGAGGATGCAGAAGATGTCCGGGAGAGGGATGAAACCTAAGAAAGAACAGGTCCTGCAGGCAAAAACGATATTGCAGGTCTTGGCAGAGAGTGGCCGGAAAGACGGGGTAGAGTCATAG